A window of Bacteroidota bacterium genomic DNA:
GTAAAACGAGCTGCGCGTGAACAGGAACTGCAATCGTCACACACGCCAGCAAATAAAGGGAAAGTAGTTTTTTCATGATATAGGTGATGTATCAATCATTTCCGTTTGTGTTAATCGACACATCCCCTAGCGCCATACCCTGGCAAAGGTGGACAAACACGGCATAAAAAAAGCGGCATGCGCCACGGAAGAACCGGGCGCATGCCGCATGCAATTGTTTTGCGATATCTGCCTACTTCAGCAATTGCATGGTCTTCGTCTCGGTAAAGGCGCCGGCTGTAAGGCGATAGATATAGGTCCCGTTTGGCAGGTCCTGCGCCTCAAACACCACGTTATGTCCACCAGCTTCCTGGACTTCGTTGACCAGCACCTCAATGCTGCGGCCGAGCATATCAAACACTTCCAGCGTGACGTGCCCTTCAATAGGCAGGGTATAACTGATGCGCGTCTGCGGATTGAAGGGATTGGGATAACTCTGCGCCAGATGGTAAGCATCTGCTGTCACCGTCACGATGATGGAGTCGCTATATTCAAAGGCTCCGTCAAAATCTATCTGCTTGAGGCGTACGGAATACGTGCCCGGCGCTACGTCTGCCAGGGATGCCTGATACTGCTGCGATATATCGGTCGTACCGTTGCCTTCAACAAACAAAACTTCCTCATACCCTAATCCTGCAGGACTCAGCTCTACTGCAAAGCCGGCATTGTTCAGTTCAGAAGCGGTAGACCAGGCAAGCTGGATTGCTGTACCAGAAACAACTGCTGTAAAAGCCGTTAGCTCAACAGGGAGCGGCGGAGCGCTATCAAATTCAAAGGCACCAATATCAACAAATCCTTGTGGCCTTGTGTGGTAGTTGATGTCAATAAACGAGACCACATCATCGCTGCCGGCATTTATTGCGGGACTGGCCTGGGTAAGTGCAAAATTCTCGTTACCGGCGTTGGCAAACTGAGGATTTACACCCAGCTGGTTGTTGTTGCGCATGTAGGTCTCATCGACCGTTCCTGTATCGATGTTGATGGAGATGTCGCCGGCAGTACCATTATAAGTGATGTTGTTTTCCCACTCAGCAGTGCCGCTCCTCGCAACCAGGATACCGCGATTCCACGCCAAAATGCCTGAACCCGGATTGGCAACCCCAATGTTGTTGCGCCAAATGGCATCATGACCGTATGCGAG
This region includes:
- a CDS encoding right-handed parallel beta-helix repeat-containing protein, which produces MNYISVRLFLRSFVLLLFLYGSLSAAAVAQGTTYYVSPDGTDSGSGTSTKPWKTLTYAVTQVAAGDVVVAFDGIYEGPVIITRSGTPEAYITLKSLNKWGAKVQVIDGAGNADGIKAAGNYLTIDGFEIYDANPGVGRHGNGVTVYDNHHVNVLNNKIYNFGGSGIQAAHFDHVLIENNVVYNNANYNPNQSSGISLYQARAVDSAPGYHAVVRNNRSYSNMNVVPTNAGITRDGNGILIDDFRNSTGDELNIIFPHRTLIENNLCYDNGGKGIQVFKSDHVDIFNNTAYHNNHDTQNTGTWRAELSLAYGHDAIWRNNIGVANPGSGILAWNRGILVARSGTAEWENNITYNGTAGDISINIDTGTVDETYMRNNNQLGVNPQFANAGNENFALTQASPAINAGSDDVVSFIDINYHTRPQGFVDIGAFEFDSAPPLPVELTAFTAVVSGTAIQLAWSTASELNNAGFAVELSPAGLGYEEVLFVEGNGTTDISQQYQASLADVAPGTYSVRLKQIDFDGAFEYSDSIIVTVTADAYHLAQSYPNPFNPQTRISYTLPIEGHVTLEVFDMLGRSIEVLVNEVQEAGGHNVVFEAQDLPNGTYIYRLTAGAFTETKTMQLLK